The sequence ATCGCGACCGCGGCGAAGGCCAGCGGAATCACTTCCCAGGGCGCAGCGGCCCGCGGGAGCGCGGCGAAGGCGCGGGCCAGGCCCTCCCGGATGGCGTCCGAGGCCCGGGTGGGATCGACGTACGCGTCGTAACACAGCTGGAACGGGACGACCTGCTCAGGCTCGAAGCGGACCATGGCCTTCCTGAGCAGCTCCCACGGCTCCGGCCGCAGGGCGTAGAGGCTGACCAGCAGCAGCGCGTAGAGGATGCCGTACCTGTCCCAGGATTCCGGCCCGGCATCCTCGCCGGCGTCGAGCGCCCGGGTCAGCAGCCGGTACGCGGCGGAAACGTCGCCTTCGTCGTTCGTGAGCAGGTGGGCGGTGGCGGCGAAGACCAGCGCATCCGGGCTCTGCGGGGTCTGCCCGGCGTCCGCCAGCAGCCAGGTGACCTGGTCGAGCTGTCCGGCCATGGTGGCGAGGTGGGCGGCCTCGACCAGGCGCCGGGAGCGGTCTCCGGGGTGCGGGCTGAGTTCAGCCGCGCGCACCAGGGTGGCCACCGCGGTCGAGGCACGGCCGCGGTGCCGCGCGAGCATGGCCGCCTTGTCCAGCGCCCGGGCCACCGTCTCGTCGGGTCCGGTGCTGGCCGCGGCCAGATGGCACGCCTGGCGCTCGGGGTCGAAGGCCAGGGCCTCGGCGAGTGCCCGGTGCGCGGCCCGGCGCTCGCCCGGCGGGGCCAGGTACACAACCGCCGAGCGGGTCAGCGGATGGCTGAAGGTGACCTGTCCGGAGGCGGTGTCGGCGTGGACCAGCCGGGCCCGCTGTGCCGGGGCCAGGTCGTCCAGGTCCAGCGAGCATCGGGTCGTGACCCTGATGGTGTCCAGGTCGTCGTCGGCCGCCAGTGCGGCGAGCAGGAGTGCCTTTCTGGTCGCGCCGGGCAGCTGGTCGAGCTCGGGGGCGAAGGTGTCCAGCAGCCGCTCGGACAGGGGCAGCACGCTGGGCACCGGCTGTGCGCCGGAGCGCTGCCGGTCGTTCAGAGTCGTCGGTAGCTCTTGGAGGGCCAGCGGGTTACCCGCGGCCTGGGCCAGCAGCCGGCGCCGCACGGTCGGCGCCAGGCCCGGCCACCGGGCCTCCACAAGCTCCGCCGCCGACTGGTCGTCCAGGGGCGGCACCGTCCGTTCCGGCAGCCCCACCTGGTGGAGAAGCCCTTTCAGCCCGGTACGGGCGGCGGCCAGCAGGGCCACAGGGGCTTGGCCCAGCCGACGCATGGCGAAGGCCAGTACCGTGGCGCTGGCCGGGTCGATCCACGGTGCGTCATCGGCCACCAGCAGCAGCGGGCATTCGTCGGCGGCAGCGCCGAGCAGGGAGAGTACGGCTGTGCCGGCGGTCAGCGGGTCCGGGAGAGCTGCCGGCGTCAGGTCGAAGAGCCGGCAGAGGACATCGCGCTGCGGGCCGGGCAGGAGATCGGCGTCCGCGCGCAGTGGGTAGAGCATCTGGTGGATCATGGCGAAACTGATCCCGGCCTCGAACTGCGCGCCGCAGGCGCGCAGCACACGCCTGCCGGCGGCACTCGCCCGGGCCGCGGCGACGTCGAGCAGCGCGGTCTTCCCGACCCCTGGGTCACCACGCAGCAGCAACCTGCGGCCGACGGGGCCGTACCCGGTGCGATCCTGATCGGCGAACAGCGAGTCGATCAGCACCAGCTCGTCCGCGCGCCCCACGAGACCGCCGAAGTCGCAACCGGCGGGCTGCGCGGGATACCTCCGGCTCTCGGAAGTCGCCACAGTGGTGAGGATAGGTTCCGCTCGTAGCACGGCACAACGCCGACCGCGCGCGTACCGCCCACCTTACGGGGTGTGCTCAGGCCGATGGCGTGCTTGTTTTCACCGCTGTACGGCGCTTGCGGCGAAGGGCGGCCATACGGTCTCGGTGCTTCCCCGGCGACCGCCCTAGCGTGAACCCGCTCGATTCGCGGTCTTGACCGCGGAGACTCTAGAAGCCTTTGCGTACGCCGCCGTCGACCGACAGCATCACGCCCGTGAGGTACGACGCTGCGGGCGAGAGCAGGAAGGCGGCGCTGCGGCCGAACTCGTCCGGGGTTCCGTAGCGGCGCAGGGGGACGCCGGCGGCGGCGCCTTCGCGGGCGGCGTCGGCGTCACCGTGCCGTGCGTCGAGTTCGCGTACCCGGTCGGTCTCGATGTGGGCGGGCACGAGGCCGACGACGCGGATGCCTCGGGGGCCCAGCTCGTTGGCGAGGTTCTTCGCGTAGCCGGCCAGGCCCGGCCGCAGGGCGTTGGAGATCGCGAGGCCGGGAATGGGCTCGTACACGGAGCTGGAGAGGACGAAGCCGATGGCACCTCCCTCGCCCAGCTCGGCGGCGACGGCGCGGGAGAGCCGCACCGCGCCGAGGAAGACCGACTCGAAGGAGGCGCGCCACTGGTCGTCGTCGATGGTGTCCGAGGTGCCTGCCGGGGGCCCGCCGACGCTGATGAGCACTCCGTCCAGGCGCTTGAACGCGTCACGGGCCGCGGCGATCAGCCGCTCCGGAGTGTCGGCGTCGGCGTTGTCGGCCACGACGCCGACTGCCTGCCCTGGGCCGCCGAGGTCCGCCTGTGCGGCGGCGACCGACTTCTCGTCGCGGCCGCTGACGACCACCCGCGCGCCGTCCGCCACCAGTTCGCGCGCGGCGGCCATGCCCAGCCCGCGGGTGCCGCCGGTGACTATGTACACCCGGTCCTTCAGTCCGAAGTCCATGTTTGTTGTCCTCTCTCCGCTGTTCCTTCTTCGACCGCCCGATCCGCGCGGCCTACAACATCGCCTTCTGGGGCTGCGTGGCGACGACGATGACGGTGGTGGTGCCGGCGGTCAGGGCCGACTTGAACTCGCGCTCCAGGTCCTCGGTGGTATCCACGTCGACCGCGCGGCATCCGAAGCCGCGGGCGACGGAGGCGATGTCGAGCCCGGGCAGGTCGAGCCCGGGCACCCCGGGGGTCTCCTCCAGCACGGCGAACGACTTGAGGATGGAGTACTCCTGGTTGCGCATGACGACGTAGACGATCGGGAGGTTGTGCTGGGCGGCCGTGTAGATGGCCTGCACGGAGTACTGGAAGGAGCCGTCGCCGATCAGGCCGATCACCGGCCGTTCGGCGCCCCTGTCCCAGTCGCCGAGCGCGACGCCCACGGCGGCCGGGGTGCCCCAGCCGATGCCTCCGCTGGCCGTGGCGAAGAACGATCCGGTCCGGTTGGTGGGGAGCCACTCGATCTGCTGCGCCATCGTGGAGGTCGACTCGTTGACGATGACCGCGTCGGCCGGCCGGACCCTGCTGAGGGTGGCGTACACCTCCGGCGGGGTGAGCGGGGTGTTCGGCGCCTGGGGGAGCTCGCGGGGCCGCGGCATCGGTTCCGGCGCGGTCCGCGCCGAACCCTCAGCGACCATGTCCAGGAGCAGCTCGATCGCCGTCTTGGGATCGCCCAGGAGGCTGTCGCCGACGCGCGCCCCCGCGGCCACCGCCGGGTTGCCGGTGATCTGCAGCAGCTCCGTGCCCTCCGGCAGGTACGGCCCGGGCACGTAGGGGTAGTAGCGGAACACCTCCGCGCCGATCACGACCACCAGGTCGTGGCCCGTCAACCGATCGCTGATGGTCTTGACCGACATGCCGAGCGGGCCGCCGAAGAGGGGGTGGTCCTCGGGGAAGGAAGCCCGGTCCAGCAGCGGGGCGCCGTAGACGGCCGCGCGCAGCTTCTCCGCCAGCGCGACGGCCGCGTCCCAGCCACCGGCCCGGTCCACCTCCGGACCGAAGACCAGCGCGGGACGACGGCTGGCCGAGATGCGATCGGCGAACATGCGCAGCCGAGCGGTGTCGGGGGCGACGCGGTCGCTGACCGTCCGCACCCGGGTGAAGCCGGACAGGGGCCGCTTCCAGTCGTCCATCGGAATCGACAGGTACACCGGGCCCGTCGGCGGCTGCAGCGCCTCCGCGTAGGCCCGCATGAAGGCTTCGGGTACATCTTCGGCGCGAGCGGGTTCGTACGACCATTTCACCCACGGCTTGGGCAGCGTGACGGCCTCTCGGTTGCCGAGATACGGGTCGCCGATCACCAGCTCCCGGTGCTGCTGGCCGGAGGTGATGATCAGGGGTGTGTTGCCGTGGTAGGCCGCCACCAGGTTGCCCACCGCGTTTCCCATCCCGGCCGAGGAGTGCAGGTTGACCAGCGCGGGTCGGCCGGTGACTTGGGCGAAGGTGTCGGCCATCGCGATGACGGAAGCCTCCTGCAGTGCCAGGACGTAGGTGAAGTCCTCGGGGAATTCCTGCAGGAACGGCTGCTCGGTGGAACCGGGGTTACCGAAGACCGTGGTGAGTTTCAGGGTTCGCAGCAGGTCGTAGGTCACGCTGCGGACGGTGGACTTCTCAGTCATGGTTGCCATCGACTCCTTGCTGGGGCTGGGTTTCTGGTGCGACGGGTCTGGTGGAGGGGTGCGCGCTATTCCATGCGGTGCCGAGTGCCGTCTTCGGCGTCGTGGGGTGCCGGAAGCGTGCGCCAATCCGATCCTGCTGCACAAATAGGTACTTGTCATGACATATATACCGTCCGGTGACGAGCCTGATGGGGGGCTGGGCCCAGGTCGCTGAGGGCGTGGACCATGGCCGACCACTCGGTGAGCGAGGTACCGCCGATGCGTCCGTCCCGCGACTGGTCGGCGGCTGTCAGGTGAGGCGGCGGAGGGCCTCGGGAGCGAGGTCGGCGAGGGTGGGATAGCCGTCGACGGCCATGATCAGGTCTGCTTCGGCGAGCAGGGACCTCAGGACGTGGACGACGCCGGCCTCGCCGCCGTAGGCGAGGCCGTACGCGTAGGGGCGGCCAATGCCGACGGCGGTGGCGCCCAGGGCGATGGCCTTGATGATGTCGGCTCCCGTGCGGACACCGGAGTCGAACAGGACGGGCGTGTCGTCGGCGGCCTGTACCACGCCGGGCAGGACGTCGAGGGCGGGCAGGCCGCCGTTGGCCTGGCGACCGCCGTGGTTGGAGCAGTAGATGCCGTCCACGCCGCCGTCCTTGGCGCGGCGGACTTCGTCCGGGTGGCAGATGCCCTTCAGGATCAGCGGCAGGTCGGTGATCGAGCGCAGCCAGGACAGGTCGTCCCAGGTGAGCGGGTTGCCGAAGATCCGCACCCATTCGGCGACCGCGGCCGCCGGGTCGTCCTCCGGGCTGCGGGCGAGGCGGGCGCGGAAGACGGGGTCGCTGGTGTAGTTGGTCAGGCAGTTCCCGCGCAGCTGGGGGAAGTTGCTGACGGCGAGGTCGCGGGGGCGCCAGCCGGTGATCCAGGTGTCCAGGGTGACCACGATGCCCTTGAAGCCGGCCTTCTCGGCCCGGTGCACCAGGCTCTCGGCCAGCTCCCGGTCGGTGGGCGTGTAGAGCTGGAAGAAGCCCGGGGTGGCGCCGAACTCGGCGGCGACCTCCTCCAGCGGATCGACGGTCAGGGTGGAGGCGACCATCGGCACGCCGGTGCGGGCGGCGGCACGGGCCGTGGCGAGATCGCCGTGGCCGTCCTGCGCGCACAGCCCGATCACGCCGACCGGGGCCATGAACAGCGGTGAGGGCAGGCGCATCCCGAACAGGTCGACGGACAGATCCCGGTCCGTGGCCCCCACCATCATCCGCGGGACGAGGCCCCAGCGTTCGAACGCGGTGACGTTGGCCCGCTGAGTGCGCTCGTCGCCGGCTCCGGCCATGACGTAGGAGCGCACGGAGGCGGGCATCGCGGCCTGAGCCAGCGGCTCCAGCTCGTCGTAGGTCATCGGGAAGCGCGGCACCACCCCGCGCAGCCCGTCCATGTAGATCTCGTCCTGATAGTCGCCGTACGCCATGGTCCGGCCCTCCTCACGCTCGACAGGTGCGGGCCCCTGAAGTCCACAATGGGAGAGTGACGCGTGAAAGCCGCCAAACGCAGGATTCTGCCTCGCGGGAGGGGACCATGCAGGATGATGCACCAGCGCTGCTGACAGAGGACGACCTGGCACTGATCAACGCCCTGCAGCTGCAGCCGCGGGCCTCATGGACCGAGCTCGGGCGTGCCCTGGAGGTCGACCCGGTCACCGTCGCCCGCCGCTTCGGCCGCCTGTCCGAGCAGGGCGCCGCCTGGGTGGGATTCTCACCCGGCCCACGCCTGTTCGAGCAGATCTGTGTGGCCTTCGTCGTGATCGACTGCGCTCCCGGCGCCACCACCGGGGTCGCCCAGGCACTGAGCGCCCACCCCCACATGCTCACGATCGAGCGCGCGGCCGCCGGCCACGACATCCTCGCCATCGCCGCCACCCGCGACCTGCCGGCCCTCTCCCGCTACACCCTCGACCTGCTCCCGCACCTTCCCGGCATCACCGCCGTGGAAGTCCGGATCGTCACCCACATGTTCACCGAGGGCGGCCGGTGGCGCATCGCCGCCCTGGACCCCGCCCAGCGTGCCCAGCTGACCGGCCCGCCCCCGGCCCAGACCCCTGTCGCCCCGGGCGAGATCACGCCCTTCGACCGCGCCCTCATCACCCGGATCGCCCACGACGGCCGCGCGCCCTATCAGACTCTGGCGAGCGACCTCGGCGTCAGCCTCAACACCGCAAAACGCCGCACCGAACAGCTCACCCGACGCGGCCTGCTGCGGTTCCGCTGCGACTTCGCCCGCCCCCTCGGAGGCTGGCCCGTCGCGGCCACCCTCTGGGCCAGAGTCCCGCCCGCCGATCTCCCCGAGATCGGCCACGCCCTCGTCCGCCTGCCCGAGACCCGTAACTGCGCCGCCGTCAGCGGCCCTCACAACCTCATCCTCCAGGCCAGCCTGCACTCCGTCAGCGACGTCCTGCGCCTGGAGACCCAGCTCGCCACCGCCCACCCGAGCCTCGACATCGTCGACCGCGTCATCGCCCTTCGCCAGGACAAGCTGATGGGGCGCCTCCTGGACCCCCACGGCCGCTCCGTCGGTATCGTCCCGCCCGACTTCTGGTCGGAGCCGGAGAGGTGACTCACACGGTGCCCCGAGCCGCCGACTCCTCCACGTTCGTCAGGGCCCAGCGTGCCTACGGGCATGTCGCGCTGAAAGCGCCAACAGGGCGAGGGATTTGACCCAACCAGTTCGCTGCGGGAGTAGATGCGGAGCTTCGAGTAGACGTGCGTGAGGTGGTATTGGACGGCACCCGGCTCACTGGGACAGCAGAAGACAATGAGCGACCTGGTCTCGGATGCCCTCGAAGCCCATGGCGGCGTGGAGCGGTGGCGGCCACGCGCCGAGGGCTCCGTCGTGACCGCCCCAGCTGCCCAGTATCTGTACGACTTCGCGGAAGCGTCCTCTGACATCTACGCGACCCGCGCCGCGAGGACTCGGCTTCAGGGACTGAGCAGGCCGGGGTTCTCACGGACGTATTCAGTGACCCCGGTCGGAGGCCGTCCGATGACCTGCTCGACGCCGTCCGCCCTGCGGTCGTATCGGTTCTCCGCGTGAAGGCGAGCCATGGTGGAGATGTGCTGGAAGACGTGGTCCGGCAGCCCCAGCGGTCTGAGGTCGTCGTCGATCCATTCCTGCAGGCCGACGTCGGTGTAACTGACCGGCTGGCCCAGAGCTGTGGAAACCTCCTCCGCCATGGCGGAGATGTCCTCCGAGCGGGGGCCGGTCAGCCCATAGACGCGGCCGGTGTGCGGGGCCGGATCGGCCAGGATCTCTGCCACGACCGCGGCGACGTCCCCGGCTGCCACGGGGGAGGTTTTCGCCTGGCCGAAGGGCAGTCTGATGCTTCCGTCCTTCGCGATCGAGGAGAAGCCGACACGGAACAGCGGGTTCTCCATGAACACGGTGGGCCTGATCTGGACGACGGGCAGGCCTGACCAGCCGAGGACCTGCTCCACCAGCCAGTGGTGCCGCTGCTGCACAGACTCGGAGGTGCTGGTGAGGTCCATCTCGGAGACGGTCAGCTGCGACATGTTCACGAACGCTTCCAGGCGCCCGTACGCACGCGCGACGGCCGCCACCGTCATGGCAGCCTCCAGATACTGCGCCGATACGCCCATGCCGAAGTACATCCGCCCGCAACCGGACAGGGCGTCAGCCACATCGCCCGCACGCGTGAGGTCTCCGACGACGACCTCGGCACCCGTCGCACGCAGCGCCTCCGCCCGTTCGTCGTCGCGACGCACCATGGCCCGCACGGGCAGGTCCCGTTGCCGGAGAATTTCGACCACGGTTCGGCCGACGGCGCCGACGCTACCCGCCGCGCCCGGCACCAGTATGGGCAGCAAACTGCCTTCTGGGGGGCGGTCCATACGAGCAGCGTGCGGTGCACGTCGCCGGGGCGCAACCGGAGCCCGATGAGCCGATACGCCCGGTGGCAGTGGGTCGCGTAGCCCGTGACACGGACGCGAGCCGGTCACCGCTCGGCAGATGCGCGCCGTGGGCCCGGGGTGTCCCATCCGAAACAGCTACCAAGGGCGTACGAGGACGGTGCCGACCTTGCCGGGCCCTACTGCGTGTTCGACGGCGTCGGTCAGTGCGCCGAGGCCGTACGTGGCGGCCACTTCGAACTGGTCCTTGAACGTCAGCGCGATCAGCTTCGCGGTGGCGACGTCGGATGCCCGCCTCTCGGCGGAGACCTCGGACAGCCACCGGCCGATGTTCTTGCCCTGCAGCGTCAGCGATTTGTGCAGCAGCTTCGACGCGTGCACCGAGATCGGCTCCTGGGCGATCTGCCCGTAGCTGACCAGCTTCCCGCCCGGCGTCAACAGGTCCAGAAGGCTCTACGCCAGCTACCTGCCGATCGGGTCGTGGCCACACTCACCGGGCGGTCGGCGGCCGCCTCGAGGACCTCGTCGGCCCAGCGTGGATGCTCGGTCGACATGACCGGAACGTTCGGGAACCGCTTGCGTAGCTCGGCGGCGCCTCGGTCGCTGCGGACGACGTTGATGAGGCCGAGGCCGTGGAGTTCGCCGAACGATTTACTGTCCCGACGTGACCCGTCGTGGTGGTGGTTCAGTTGGGTGGTGTACGGGTGATGGATCGGTTCCGGATGGATGTACTGACGGGCGGTCGGGCAGCGCGGCGTTGTCTGGTCGCGCTCACTTGCCAGATGGCGAGGAGCAGCAGCGTGCCGGTTTCAGCGAGGAGGCTGAGGACGGCTTGTGGTGCCGGTTGCAGACCGCGCTCGGTGAATCCGAACACGCCAACGGTGCGCGAAGCGGTGAAGCCGCCGAGGGCGCCGAGCGCGACGCCTGCCTCGGAGATCCTCAGCAGCGGGGGTGGTGTCCCGATCAGCAGCAGGGCAGCGAGGGCGAAGGATGCGCTGGCCTGGAGCAGGAACAGGGGGCCGATGATGTGGATGAAGCGGTACCCGTCGATGTAGAGCTGGGCGTGGATGTATCCGCCGGCGGCGAGGGTTGCGGCGGTCGCCGCCCGTAGGGTAGGGACGAGGAATCTTTGGGTGTTCATGCCAGCCTCTGGTCCTTGATGGCCAGTTCGCGGTCGCCTTGGCGGTAGCCGACGCTGCGGATGCCGAGTGCGTCCTTGAGCTGCCGGGCAGGGACGACCTGGGGCGTGGGGGCGGGGGCGCGGCCCGGTTTGGGCAGGGGGTAGGCGGTGGTGGTGGCGGAGTGGAAGGTGATGTTGCCCTCTGTCTTGGTGAACAGTTGGTGGACGTGTCCGTTGAGACAGGTGACGGAGGAGAAGCGGCGCAGGAGGGCGATGACCTTGAGGGCGTCGTCGGTGCTCCAGCCCCACTTCGGGTACATGGCGAAGAGCGGGATGTGGCTGAAGACCACGATGGGGGTGTCCGATGGCAGTCCCGCCAGGTCTTTGCGTACGAAGTCGATCTGCGTGTTGCCGAGGTGCCCGAGTTTCTCCAGGCTCAGGGTGTTGACCAGGGCGATGAAGTGCACGCCATGGGTGTCGAAGCTGTACCAGCCGTCGCCGAGCGTGCCCTTGCCGAAGGTCTGCCGGTAGGCGCGGCCTGCGTCGCCGATGGAGTCGTGTTCGCCCGGTACGGTGAAGACGCGGTCTGTCTGCATTCCGGTCATCATCTGCTTGACCTGGTCGAACTGCCCGGCCGTGGACAGGTGGGTCAGGTCGCCGCTGTGCATGACGAAGTCCGGTCTGAATCCAAGTGAGTTGACCTGGTTGATCGCTTCGGTGAATGAGCCGGCCACGTCCATGTTCGCCGGGCCCTGGAACCCGATATGGCTGTCGGAGACCTGGACGAACCGCAGCGTGCCGCTTCCCGCTGCGACGGCCTCGGCGGCAGCCCCGGCGTTGGTGTCCCGGGAGTCCGCGATGTGGCTGATCACCTCTCCGCTGGCCACGGTCAGCACCACCGCGCCGCCGAACCATCCGGCGTGACGCATGAGTTGACGCCGGGTCATACCGTGTTCGGTTTCATGCTGGCCGGCGTCGTCGGCCGGTGCTCCGTCGTGACGGTCGTAGTAGTCGGTCATTGGGTCACCTCCACGGTGGCGGTCATGAACGGATGGATGGTGCAGATGTAGGCGTAGGTGCCGGGCTTGGTGAACGTGTAGCTGTAGGTGGCGTGGGTGGCCAGGGCGGCCGAGCGCAGGGGGCCACCCGATGCGGCGCTGGTGACGGTGTGGGCGTCGGTGTCCTGGTTGGTCCAGGTCACCGTCGTGCCCGCTTTGACCTGCAACGTGGCCGGAGAGAATGCGAAGTTCTTGATCGCGACGGCATTCCCGGTCACCGGCGCGGCCGCCGCGCCCGTGCTCGAGGTACTCATGGGCATGCTCATGCTGGGCATCGGGGAGGCGCCGGGAGCGGAGCCCGCCGCTTTCCCCGACCCCGTGGCACCGGGCATCCCGGGGGTCTGGTGCTGACCCGGACCGGGCGTGATGACGCCGGCTCCGGAGGACGAGGGATGCGACGACGGGCCGCATGAGCTGAGGAGCCCCAGCGCACCGGCGGTGGCGATGGTGGCGACGGCCAGCCCGGCCGCAGCACGGGATCGCCGAGTTGGTGGGCGAAGGTTCACGTACATGGTGTGCGTTCCTCACTGATCAGGCGGAGACGGGAACTGCGCCGGCTCGGGCGCACGCAACCGCAGGGATGTGGTGGATGCCGCGTTCACGGGCACGCGTCCCTCACGGACCCGGCGAGCGAGCCTGAGTGCCCCCGTGCCGGCTGCCCGCCTCGAGGTGCTCCGCGCTGCGCATCCGCCCTGCCGCGCCACGAGGATGAAGGCGACACGCGGCAGTTCGCCCGAGCAGGCAGCCGCGAGCGACTCGGGGCAGGTCGGCGTCGCCCATACGGGTGATGGGCACACTGGCCCGGATGGAGTTCTGCCCCGGTCGCCGCTCAGCCGCCGATCACTGTGCGTAGCGCCATCGGCGTGGTGTGTGCTGGACATCGGTCGGGGCTGCAGAGTGGCACCGGCTTCGATGCACGGGGGCGGGGGAGCCGGGCCGGGCGAGAGCGCGTGCGTCGCGTGGTGCATTTCGGTCACCCCTGTTCCACCCCTTGCCGCAGGGGAAGCGATGAGGAGTTGCGCGTAAGCCGGTTCTTGTTCGCCTCCACGGACGGCATGGCTGCAGCGGTTCGATTGATACGCACCTTTTGTGGGACTTCATGGGATCGCTGCAGTTCAGTCGGTCCGGACCCGCGCATGCTTGACCATGGCGAGGTCGTAACGCCGCAAGGGCGTACCACCTGCAGCACTCACAGTGCGTGACCCGTGCCGAGCTGTTCGTGCAGGACAAAGCGGCGCATATGCCTGATGATCGTGGTATGCCCTGGAGTTCCCGAAAACGTGGTTCAAGGACCGATCCGGATCGCTCCGCGCACCGTGTCTCTGATAGAGGGACCCTTTCGACCGCGGATGAGGAACTGCTGCGCACGCTGTACGCGGAGCACTCAGGAGCCCTGTTCCACTACGTGCTGCGACTGACCTCAGGAGACTGGCAATGGGCAGAGGACGTGGTACAGGAGACACTGCTGCGAGCGTGGCAGCATCCCGCCGCGTTCGACCCCGCACGCGGTCCGGCCCGGGCATGGCTGTGTACGGTCGCTCGACACCTGGTCATCGACGCCCACCGGGCCCGGCAGTCCAGGCCGGCCGAGGCCGGCGGCGATGTGCTGGAGCGAGCCGCCGAGCAGAAGCCGGGCAAGGACGAGATCGAGCAGGCACTGCAGAGCTGGGCGGTTGCCGAAGCCGTCCGGTCACTGTCCCCGGACCACCGCGCCGTCCTGCTGGAGACCTACTACCGGGGCCGGACCATGGCGGAGGCCGCACAGGTGCTGGGCGTCCCGCTGGGCACAGTGAAGTCGCGGACGTACTACGCCCTGCACGCCCTGCGGCTGGCGCTGCAGGAACGGGGGATCGAGCCATGACCGTGGCGGGCAGGAGGCGGCGACCATGAGTCCGGAGCACGACGCCCTCCGGCTGACGCTGGGAGGTTACGTCTTGGGCACGCTGCCCTCGGCGGAAATGGAACAGGTGCGCATCCACCTCGCGGCATGCACCGAATGCCGGGCCGAACACGCCCAGCTGGCGGGATTGCCTGCGCTGCTGGCGACGGTGACCGAAGCCGAAGCCTCGGGCCAGACGGTGCTGGCGGCCGAAACGGATTTGACCGACCGACTGATGGTACGGGCAGCCGAAAGCGCGCAGGGCTCCCCGCTCCCCGAACGGCCCGCCGCGCCCGCGGTGTCGAAGACCCCAGAGGGGGGTGTGCTGGAGAGGCTGCTCCAGCAGGCTGCGGCCAGGCGCCGCAGGTCTTGGCGCCTGCAACTGGCCGGCGCTGCAGTCTCGCTGACGTTCATCGCGGCAGCGGCCGGTGGCACATGGCTGGCGGCAATCGGATCCGTGGGCAGTCAGGCGAGGCCGCCCGGGCCGACCGCGCCGACTGTCTGGCGCACCTTCTCCGGGAGCGATCCCGCCACCGGCGTCTCCGCCTCGGTGAAGGTCTCGCCCTCTGCCTGGGGCAGTGTCCTGCAGATCTCCGCAGGAGGGGCACCCGCCGGAATCACCTGTCGGCTGCAGGCGGTCGGGCCCGGCGGGGCCAGGACGGACGGCGCTACCTGGCGGGCAGGCGAGTACCCTCCCGGCACCACGATCCCAGGAGCGGTCGCCATGGCTCCGGGAGCCATCGAGCACTTCGAGATCCTCGCGGGCAACGGTCAGAAGCTGGTCACCATCCGAGCGTGAGGCCAGACCATGGCGGTCATGTCACTGGGCGGCCGGTCGCCCAGTGGCATGACGGCAGCAGCAGGGCGTGAGGATTGGTGGCACAAGAGGCCAAGACGACGTCGCCTTCGAAAGGCCGGGCGCTCCGCGGCGAGGGACCCCGATCATTCGACAAGCACCGGGCCGCCTCAAGACCTGGGTGGACCGAGCTGGAGGGGCGCGCACAGGACGTCCAGCTGATGGCCATGGAAGAGGTTTCTGCCCGTGACACCGGCTGGACGGGCACGCTCGTGATCACCGTAGCCCCTCGATCCCGCCGCGCCGCGTGGCTCCGGGATCGGCGCGGCCGTCCGACAAGGGCTCGCGGCCGATGAGTGTGGCGGCCTCGGAGGCCGACACCGGCACCTGTATGACCGAGGGGCTGAGCGGCAGCCAGCGCGCGGAGGCGGCTGATGGTCGAGTCGGCCGCCGCCAGCCGGGAAGGATCACCCCGGCCAGGTTGATCAAGGTGAAGCCCGTC comes from Streptomyces sp. FXJ1.172 and encodes:
- a CDS encoding helix-turn-helix transcriptional regulator; translation: MATSESRRYPAQPAGCDFGGLVGRADELVLIDSLFADQDRTGYGPVGRRLLLRGDPGVGKTALLDVAAARASAAGRRVLRACGAQFEAGISFAMIHQMLYPLRADADLLPGPQRDVLCRLFDLTPAALPDPLTAGTAVLSLLGAAADECPLLLVADDAPWIDPASATVLAFAMRRLGQAPVALLAAARTGLKGLLHQVGLPERTVPPLDDQSAAELVEARWPGLAPTVRRRLLAQAAGNPLALQELPTTLNDRQRSGAQPVPSVLPLSERLLDTFAPELDQLPGATRKALLLAALAADDDLDTIRVTTRCSLDLDDLAPAQRARLVHADTASGQVTFSHPLTRSAVVYLAPPGERRAAHRALAEALAFDPERQACHLAAASTGPDETVARALDKAAMLARHRGRASTAVATLVRAAELSPHPGDRSRRLVEAAHLATMAGQLDQVTWLLADAGQTPQSPDALVFAATAHLLTNDEGDVSAAYRLLTRALDAGEDAGPESWDRYGILYALLLVSLYALRPEPWELLRKAMVRFEPEQVVPFQLCYDAYVDPTRASDAIREGLARAFAALPRAAAPWEVIPLAFAAVAMDTLSDYRYAVRGMIERERDGGAIAMVVPALMLLCQDSYVHGRWDEAENLAQQGLELATGYGYSFWERQIRAVLASGAALRGDVDLARARSKETTTWAAPRGMGVTMGYARSAGHLAAMGQGDFEEAHTQVAQIDPPSAPSADIPNRWVVLDLVEAAMRTGRREEARAHVVAAQQAGLHRIGTRIAIITAGAAAVAADDDKAGALFEAALALPEAARYPWEQARIQFAYGQWLRRTRDTARARIQLRAAMETFDRIGARAMVQRARNELRATGVAAARSDPAAPELTAQERQIAELAATGLTNKEIGARLFLSHRTVGSHLHRIFPKLGITTRAALRAALEAGAHEAHSEGQFQS
- a CDS encoding SDR family oxidoreductase, producing the protein MDFGLKDRVYIVTGGTRGLGMAAARELVADGARVVVSGRDEKSVAAAQADLGGPGQAVGVVADNADADTPERLIAAARDAFKRLDGVLISVGGPPAGTSDTIDDDQWRASFESVFLGAVRLSRAVAAELGEGGAIGFVLSSSVYEPIPGLAISNALRPGLAGYAKNLANELGPRGIRVVGLVPAHIETDRVRELDARHGDADAAREGAAAGVPLRRYGTPDEFGRSAAFLLSPAASYLTGVMLSVDGGVRKGF
- the mdlC gene encoding benzoylformate decarboxylase — translated: MTEKSTVRSVTYDLLRTLKLTTVFGNPGSTEQPFLQEFPEDFTYVLALQEASVIAMADTFAQVTGRPALVNLHSSAGMGNAVGNLVAAYHGNTPLIITSGQQHRELVIGDPYLGNREAVTLPKPWVKWSYEPARAEDVPEAFMRAYAEALQPPTGPVYLSIPMDDWKRPLSGFTRVRTVSDRVAPDTARLRMFADRISASRRPALVFGPEVDRAGGWDAAVALAEKLRAAVYGAPLLDRASFPEDHPLFGGPLGMSVKTISDRLTGHDLVVVIGAEVFRYYPYVPGPYLPEGTELLQITGNPAVAAGARVGDSLLGDPKTAIELLLDMVAEGSARTAPEPMPRPRELPQAPNTPLTPPEVYATLSRVRPADAVIVNESTSTMAQQIEWLPTNRTGSFFATASGGIGWGTPAAVGVALGDWDRGAERPVIGLIGDGSFQYSVQAIYTAAQHNLPIVYVVMRNQEYSILKSFAVLEETPGVPGLDLPGLDIASVARGFGCRAVDVDTTEDLEREFKSALTAGTTTVIVVATQPQKAML
- a CDS encoding alpha-hydroxy-acid oxidizing protein; amino-acid sequence: MAYGDYQDEIYMDGLRGVVPRFPMTYDELEPLAQAAMPASVRSYVMAGAGDERTQRANVTAFERWGLVPRMMVGATDRDLSVDLFGMRLPSPLFMAPVGVIGLCAQDGHGDLATARAAARTGVPMVASTLTVDPLEEVAAEFGATPGFFQLYTPTDRELAESLVHRAEKAGFKGIVVTLDTWITGWRPRDLAVSNFPQLRGNCLTNYTSDPVFRARLARSPEDDPAAAVAEWVRIFGNPLTWDDLSWLRSITDLPLILKGICHPDEVRRAKDGGVDGIYCSNHGGRQANGGLPALDVLPGVVQAADDTPVLFDSGVRTGADIIKAIALGATAVGIGRPYAYGLAYGGEAGVVHVLRSLLAEADLIMAVDGYPTLADLAPEALRRLT